Genomic window (Acidobacteriota bacterium):
CGATCGTGACGGCACCCGAGGCGCAGTTGTCGACACAGATCCAACACTCGGTACAGGCGGCGGGGTTGGCCAGCTCGGTGGCACCGTTCTCGTGCTCGATGACATCCTCGGGGCAGACCGCAGCGCAGACGCCGGAATGCTCGCAAAGATCGCTGTCAATAGTGATACCCATGCGAAAAACATAGGGTCCGGTCCGGGTGCGGGCAACCCGGTTGCCACCGTCCCGTTGCGGGGTGTAGCATCACGCCTCCCACCGAGAGAGTGATGGCCGACTCCGTCCGACAACGATTTGAGCAGGAAGAAGACGCCAGGCTGGCGATATATGCCTGGCGCTCGGCGGACGCCGACCGCCGGATGCCGGTCGAGAATGAGGGGCGGCTCTACGATTACCGCTCACGATTCCAGCGAGATCGAGATCGGGTCGTCTATTCCAGGGCGTTTCGACGTCTTCGCCAGAAGGCCCAGGCCGGGATGCTCCCGGAATACGAGGATCATCGTCGTAATCGCCTGAC
Coding sequences:
- a CDS encoding 4Fe-4S binding protein; the protein is MGITIDSDLCEHSGVCAAVCPEDVIEHENGATELANPAACTECWICVDNCASGAVTID